GTTTTCATCACAGGCATAGTGGTGAGTTAGTGTTCCACGGGATGCTTCCACAATACCTACACCTTCACCAGCAGTCCTTTCCAGGGCATCTGGGAATTTCTGTCCCGATAGGTCATCTTCCAGTGCAGCAGCAGCACATTCTGATGCAGCTAATAATTCAATTAGCCGAGCCCAGTGGAAGAGTAATGGTTCCTGAGCATATCCGAAAGTGTCTCGGAATTCTTTGAAAGCTTCTTGTGCTAGTGGTGCTTCATCAGGCATTTTATCGGCTACGTTAAGCCTTGAAAGCGGAGCTACACGGTAAACTCCATCTGGATACCCTAGGTCTTTAATGTAAGGGAATTTTAGCCAGGAATATGGTTTTACATGTTCGCCAATGTAGTCCAGGTAATCTGATGGTGCAAATTCAGCATAGGGGTTACCTTCTTTGTCTTTCATACGTACGTTTCCGTCGTACATGTCCCATACGCCGTTTTTAACCAGTCCGGTGTGGTAGGTTTCCACGTAACCCAGTGTTTTTACCAGGTCAAGGTTTTCTTCAAAGATTGGTTTCGCCAGATCTAAGGTGGCTACTGATAATTCCACATTCCTCTGGGCCTTCTGTAGAAGGTCCTTCTGGGTTTCATCATCGAGACTGGTGGATATACCTCCAGGAGTAGAGGATGTGGGGTGGATTGGTCGTCCCCCAGTGGCTTTGATAATGTCCAAAGCGTTTTTCCTGAGTTCAATAGCTTGCAAAGCTGCTTCAGGTGCGTCTTTAACAATTTGGAATACGTTCCTGGTTTTTCTGTCTTTTCCAGCTATGAAGTCTGGGGCTGCAAGGAAATAGAAGTGCAGGGCGTGGGAGTGCATTACTGAACCCCAGCTCATGATCTCCCTCATTCGGTAGGCAG
This is a stretch of genomic DNA from Methanobacteriaceae archaeon. It encodes these proteins:
- a CDS encoding Ni/Fe hydrogenase subunit alpha, which gives rise to MVTLKMEPVTRIEGHAKITVDLDDAGNVQDTKLHVMEFRGFEKFLQGRNIEEVPRLVPRICGICDVQHHLAAAKAVDACFGFQPDDILPTAYRMREIMSWGSVMHSHALHFYFLAAPDFIAGKDRKTRNVFQIVKDAPEAALQAIELRKNALDIIKATGGRPIHPTSSTPGGISTSLDDETQKDLLQKAQRNVELSVATLDLAKPIFEENLDLVKTLGYVETYHTGLVKNGVWDMYDGNVRMKDKEGNPYAEFAPSDYLDYIGEHVKPYSWLKFPYIKDLGYPDGVYRVAPLSRLNVADKMPDEAPLAQEAFKEFRDTFGYAQEPLLFHWARLIELLAASECAAAALEDDLSGQKFPDALERTAGEGVGIVEASRGTLTHHYACDENGQVTKANIVVATIQNNPAMEMGIQKVAQDYIKPGVEVDDKIFNLMEMVIRAYDPCLSCATHEIDSQMKLATLEVYDSEGNLVKRL